The following coding sequences are from one Bradyrhizobium sp. 200 window:
- a CDS encoding flavin reductase yields the protein MLAQTDTPSSAGSAIGNGHVQVSIQNIPPGASAGEFREAMSRIASSVSVVCTDGPHGIAGFTCSAVCSVTDEPPTIMVCVNRKSAANAIIKANGVLCVSSLGADQVGLSQIFAGVGRVPMNERFAGPNWAVLATGSPYCVTSRVALDCRVTDIREVGTHSVIFAEVLSTAHADDGEPLIYHSRNYATLRQMA from the coding sequence ATGCTTGCGCAGACAGATACTCCGTCTTCAGCCGGCAGCGCCATTGGGAACGGTCACGTCCAAGTTTCCATTCAGAACATTCCTCCAGGGGCAAGCGCGGGCGAGTTTCGTGAAGCTATGTCTCGCATTGCTTCATCGGTTTCCGTCGTCTGCACCGACGGCCCCCACGGCATAGCGGGGTTTACCTGCTCGGCTGTGTGCTCCGTGACCGACGAGCCGCCCACGATCATGGTGTGCGTCAACCGCAAGAGTGCGGCCAACGCGATCATTAAAGCGAATGGCGTGCTCTGCGTCAGCAGCCTTGGCGCCGATCAGGTAGGGCTGTCGCAGATTTTCGCAGGCGTCGGTCGGGTGCCAATGAATGAGCGGTTTGCCGGACCGAACTGGGCCGTGCTTGCCACCGGCTCTCCCTACTGCGTGACCTCACGCGTCGCGCTCGATTGCCGAGTAACCGATATCCGCGAAGTTGGCACGCATAGCGTGATCTTTGCCGAGGTGCTCTCAACCGCGCATGCCGACGACGGCGAGCCCCTGATCTATCACAGCCGCAACTACGCAACCCTCCGGCAAATGGCGTGA
- a CDS encoding IS5 family transposase, with amino-acid sequence MRYELADYEWTAIRPMLPNKPRGVPRVNDRRVLNGIFWVLRSGAPWRDLPEAYGPYTTCYNRFVRWRRAGVWGRIIDALAAAHDAAVQMIDTSIVRVHQHGACITRNKRQSMGRSRGGLTSKIHALVDSNGLPVRLALSPGEAHDIRLARKLLSRLKSGSMLLADRGYDADWIRELAMKKGAWANIPPKSNRSDPICFSQYLYRARNRVERFFNRIKQCRRVATRYDRLAANYLAFVQLASIRLWLRLNESAP; translated from the coding sequence ATGCGCTACGAACTCGCCGACTATGAATGGACTGCCATAAGGCCGATGCTGCCGAACAAGCCCCGTGGCGTTCCGCGAGTAAACGACCGTCGTGTCCTCAATGGCATCTTCTGGGTCCTGCGATCAGGAGCGCCCTGGCGTGATCTGCCGGAGGCGTATGGCCCATACACCACCTGCTACAACCGCTTCGTCCGCTGGCGGCGTGCTGGTGTCTGGGGCCGCATAATAGACGCACTTGCCGCTGCCCATGATGCGGCAGTCCAGATGATCGACACCTCCATTGTCCGCGTCCATCAGCATGGAGCATGCATCACAAGGAACAAGCGCCAGTCGATGGGAAGGTCACGCGGCGGCTTGACGAGTAAAATCCATGCGTTGGTCGATAGCAATGGTCTGCCGGTACGGCTGGCGCTGAGCCCCGGTGAGGCTCACGACATTCGACTTGCAAGAAAACTGCTGTCTCGTTTGAAATCCGGATCAATGCTGCTTGCCGACCGTGGCTACGATGCTGATTGGATTAGGGAGCTTGCCATGAAGAAAGGCGCGTGGGCAAACATCCCGCCAAAGAGCAATCGCAGCGATCCGATCTGCTTCAGCCAGTATCTCTACCGCGCTCGCAACCGTGTCGAGCGGTTCTTCAATCGGATCAAGCAATGTCGTCGGGTGGCGACGCGTTACGATAGGCTTGCCGCCAACTACCTTGCCTTCGTTCAACTCGCGTCGATCAGGCTATGGCTGCGGCTTAATGAGTCCGCGCCCTAG
- a CDS encoding helix-turn-helix transcriptional regulator, translated as MKGQAPIAPALSLSAFLRALRERQPPAEFGLAAGPRRRTPGLRREEVAQLCGLSVTWYTWIEQGRDVSVSASTLARLARGLRLSRAERSYLFEVAGKRDPERPGNRDDPPEGVLACVDAIDGPAYILDRTWGARRWNAKASRLFAGWLDADGEKNLLRYIFLRPEARTLILDWTSRAHRVVAEFRAAVTGYSDDPDIRRLVNELRIGSSDFERCWETQGVLSREGGERAFNHPTMGLLHYQQVSLSLAGWPDYRLTMLLSAPTIRNR; from the coding sequence ATGAAAGGACAAGCCCCGATCGCGCCGGCTCTCTCGCTCAGCGCGTTCTTGCGGGCACTCCGGGAGCGCCAGCCTCCGGCAGAATTCGGTCTCGCCGCTGGACCACGACGGCGCACGCCCGGCCTCCGGCGCGAGGAGGTCGCTCAGCTCTGCGGATTGAGCGTCACCTGGTACACGTGGATCGAGCAGGGGCGCGATGTGTCCGTCTCTGCTTCGACACTTGCGCGCCTCGCACGCGGATTGCGCCTGTCACGAGCCGAGCGCAGCTATCTGTTTGAAGTTGCGGGCAAGCGCGATCCCGAGCGGCCGGGCAACAGGGATGATCCACCTGAGGGGGTGCTGGCCTGCGTCGATGCGATCGATGGTCCCGCCTACATCCTCGATCGCACATGGGGCGCGCGTCGCTGGAACGCGAAAGCGTCCCGACTGTTTGCAGGATGGCTCGATGCTGACGGCGAAAAAAACCTCCTGCGCTACATATTCCTCAGGCCTGAGGCTCGAACTCTGATCCTTGACTGGACGTCCCGCGCGCATCGCGTCGTCGCAGAGTTCCGCGCCGCGGTGACAGGCTACTCCGACGATCCGGATATTCGCCGGCTCGTCAACGAACTGAGAATTGGAAGCTCCGACTTCGAGCGCTGCTGGGAGACACAGGGGGTTTTGTCACGCGAAGGCGGCGAACGTGCGTTCAATCATCCGACCATGGGACTGCTGCACTATCAGCAGGTGTCGCTGTCTCTCGCGGGCTGGCCCGACTATCGACTGACGATGCTTCTCTCTGCACCAACCATACGCAATCGATGA
- a CDS encoding 3-keto-5-aminohexanoate cleavage protein has product MWIEVALNGPWSRALQPGIPDTVEAIIAEGIACARAGAAIIHTHAYDGGGPQTFDWQVYARIIEGIRAEVDIPVYPAYPASMVGSGDDDVAEADARFSHIDALAAPGLIEFAALDPGSVNFTHVATTSQASPARTYLNPESHVRHALGIAERHGFHPAFAIYEPGFIRAGAALARATGVKTPIYRFMFSQQFAFCFPPKPYALGALATLVEEEAGTAPWMISGLGVDISPLIGEAVARGGHIRVGLEDALLATPVSTTNLGLVEDAVRIVRDHGAEPATPDDVRQALGAIPGRRLTV; this is encoded by the coding sequence GTGTGGATCGAGGTGGCGTTGAACGGGCCCTGGAGCCGCGCGCTGCAACCCGGCATCCCCGATACGGTCGAGGCGATCATTGCCGAGGGCATTGCCTGCGCAAGAGCCGGCGCGGCTATCATCCACACGCATGCTTATGACGGAGGCGGTCCGCAGACCTTCGACTGGCAGGTTTACGCACGCATCATCGAGGGCATCCGCGCGGAGGTCGATATCCCCGTCTATCCGGCCTACCCGGCATCCATGGTCGGTAGCGGAGATGACGACGTTGCGGAGGCTGACGCCCGGTTCAGCCACATCGATGCGCTGGCGGCGCCCGGCTTGATCGAATTTGCCGCGCTCGATCCCGGCAGCGTCAACTTCACGCATGTCGCAACGACATCGCAGGCGAGCCCGGCGCGCACCTATCTCAATCCAGAATCCCATGTCCGACACGCGCTGGGCATTGCCGAGCGTCACGGCTTTCATCCGGCCTTCGCGATTTACGAGCCCGGCTTCATTCGCGCCGGCGCCGCGCTCGCACGCGCGACCGGCGTGAAGACGCCAATCTATCGCTTCATGTTCTCGCAGCAATTTGCGTTCTGCTTCCCGCCAAAGCCCTACGCACTCGGAGCGCTCGCTACGCTGGTGGAAGAGGAAGCAGGCACCGCGCCATGGATGATCTCCGGCCTCGGCGTCGACATCAGTCCGCTGATCGGCGAGGCCGTCGCGCGCGGCGGCCATATCCGTGTCGGCCTCGAGGACGCGCTGTTGGCCACGCCTGTGAGCACGACAAATCTCGGATTGGTTGAGGACGCCGTACGGATCGTGCGGGACCACGGCGCCGAACCGGCCACGCCAGACGATGTCCGGCAGGCGCTCGGCGCGATCCCCGGGCGGCGGCTGACTGTTTAG
- a CDS encoding dioxygenase — protein MPYVTEMTITDIVLERWMAVPDPRLRQIMRSMIAHLHAFVREIEPTEEEWMTAIEWLTRTGKQSNDKRQEFILASDVVGVSMLVDCINHRLPGEVTPTTVTGPFHVHDSPELADGADIARGAPGEPCYITGSVRNLSGAPIAGATLDIWQADGEGLYDAQRGSDDPWMRGIFKSGDDGRFVVQTVLPVPYSIPMDGSVGEVMSRTGISPMRPSHIHFLIEAHGHRRLITHLFKRSCPYIETDVVYGVKAPLIAEFKLMPAGSTTPKGKIAERPCWLLEYDFVLQPVENASAAAPASAAA, from the coding sequence ATGCCCTATGTCACCGAAATGACCATCACCGACATCGTGCTCGAGCGGTGGATGGCCGTACCGGATCCGCGGCTGCGGCAGATCATGCGGTCCATGATTGCGCACCTGCATGCCTTCGTTCGAGAGATCGAGCCGACCGAAGAGGAATGGATGACCGCGATCGAATGGCTGACCCGGACCGGGAAGCAGTCGAACGACAAGCGGCAGGAGTTCATCCTTGCTTCGGATGTGGTCGGCGTCAGCATGCTGGTCGACTGTATCAACCACCGTCTCCCGGGCGAGGTGACGCCGACCACCGTGACGGGGCCGTTCCACGTGCATGATTCCCCGGAACTGGCCGATGGCGCCGATATCGCCAGGGGTGCGCCGGGCGAGCCTTGTTACATCACTGGTTCGGTACGCAACCTGAGTGGCGCGCCGATTGCGGGCGCCACGCTCGACATTTGGCAGGCTGATGGAGAAGGGCTTTACGACGCCCAGCGCGGCAGCGATGATCCCTGGATGCGCGGCATCTTCAAGTCGGGCGATGATGGGCGCTTCGTGGTGCAGACCGTGCTCCCGGTGCCTTACTCGATTCCCATGGATGGTAGCGTCGGCGAAGTAATGAGCCGTACCGGGATCAGCCCTATGCGGCCCTCGCATATTCATTTCCTCATCGAGGCGCACGGTCATCGCCGCTTGATCACGCATCTCTTCAAGAGATCATGTCCCTATATCGAGACGGACGTGGTCTATGGCGTGAAGGCGCCGCTGATAGCCGAGTTCAAGTTGATGCCTGCGGGCAGCACGACGCCGAAGGGCAAGATCGCCGAGCGGCCCTGCTGGCTGCTCGAATATGACTTCGTACTGCAGCCCGTGGAGAACGCTTCGGCCGCGGCGCCGGCGAGCGCTGCGGCCTGA
- a CDS encoding DUF3363 domain-containing protein, which yields MVVKARVVRLNPQGRGARGPKMRATVSRAVDAHLRYLERDGVTRDGERGKAYSAFENEADGKAFVERGREDRHQFRFIVAPEDATEMADLRGFTRDLMRQMELDLATRLDWIAVDHHNTGHPHTHVIVRGVLDDGRILNIAGDYIAHGIRHRASELVTRELGRQSEIELQTKLQNEVEAERVTRLDKTLLSEQQEQGVIDLRPGEGATFLVRENRNLMIGRVRHLERYGVATELEPGRWALSDRAEQVLKDLDHRNEAINSIHRALTKNGLGEERGVGQFALHGEGLGEKIVGRVLAKGLAGDEMGERVHLIVDSIDGRVHHMEFKDPSRIEEVGRDMIIEAAPVVSGPRPADRNIASNIEEDSGIYRPSQHLERVRASFERQGKDPEALVRSHVRRLEALRRAGQVERIDADHWKVPKDIIARGQAYDLSQGGDGLRIRTLSAIGLDRQIGSDGATWLDRQIIAEGRSAIRNSGFGREVNKAISRRARRLVEMGLATANDGAVRVPRDTVATLERREVERIGQQMARERGLTYMPASAGEYVTGRLAGVASLVSGRFAMIDNGLGFQLVPWQPLLEKRIGQHISGLQRDDGGIDWTFGRNRGLSL from the coding sequence GTGGTGGTGAAGGCAAGGGTGGTCCGGCTCAATCCGCAGGGGCGCGGCGCGCGGGGTCCGAAGATGCGCGCGACGGTGAGCCGGGCTGTGGACGCCCATCTGCGCTACCTTGAACGGGACGGGGTCACGCGTGACGGCGAGCGGGGCAAGGCCTATTCCGCTTTCGAAAACGAGGCTGACGGCAAGGCCTTCGTGGAGCGCGGGCGGGAAGATCGCCATCAGTTTCGGTTCATCGTCGCGCCCGAGGATGCAACCGAAATGGCTGACCTTCGCGGCTTCACCCGTGATCTCATGCGCCAGATGGAATTGGACCTCGCTACCCGCCTCGACTGGATCGCGGTCGACCATCACAACACCGGCCATCCCCACACCCACGTCATCGTCCGTGGCGTGCTCGATGACGGCCGCATCCTCAATATCGCGGGCGACTACATCGCCCACGGAATCCGCCACCGGGCGAGCGAACTGGTCACCCGGGAATTGGGTCGCCAGAGTGAGATCGAGCTTCAGACAAAGCTGCAGAACGAGGTCGAGGCCGAGCGCGTGACCCGGCTCGACAAGACGCTCTTGAGCGAGCAGCAGGAGCAGGGCGTGATCGACCTACGACCCGGGGAGGGCGCGACTTTCCTCGTCCGGGAGAACCGCAACCTCATGATCGGCCGGGTGCGGCACCTGGAGCGCTACGGAGTAGCCACCGAACTTGAGCCGGGAAGATGGGCCCTTTCCGACCGGGCGGAGCAAGTCCTGAAGGATCTGGATCACCGCAATGAGGCCATCAACTCGATCCATCGGGCGCTCACCAAGAATGGTCTCGGCGAGGAGCGGGGTGTCGGCCAATTCGCCCTTCACGGCGAAGGCTTAGGCGAGAAGATCGTTGGCCGGGTCCTGGCCAAAGGCCTGGCCGGAGACGAGATGGGCGAGCGGGTCCATCTGATCGTCGATAGCATCGATGGCCGGGTCCATCACATGGAGTTCAAGGACCCGAGCAGGATCGAGGAGGTCGGGCGGGACATGATCATCGAAGCGGCCCCAGTCGTCTCCGGTCCAAGACCTGCCGACCGCAACATCGCGAGCAATATCGAGGAAGACAGCGGCATCTACCGGCCGAGCCAGCACTTGGAGCGCGTCCGCGCCAGCTTTGAGCGGCAGGGCAAGGACCCCGAGGCTCTCGTGCGTTCCCACGTCCGACGCTTGGAGGCATTGCGCCGGGCAGGCCAAGTCGAGCGGATCGATGCCGATCATTGGAAGGTCCCGAAGGACATCATCGCGCGCGGGCAAGCCTACGACCTCAGCCAGGGCGGCGACGGCTTAAGAATACGGACGCTCTCGGCCATCGGCCTCGACCGGCAGATTGGCAGCGATGGTGCGACTTGGCTCGACCGGCAGATTATTGCCGAGGGTCGCTCGGCAATCAGGAACAGCGGTTTTGGCAGAGAGGTCAACAAAGCTATCAGCCGTCGGGCTCGGCGACTTGTGGAGATGGGCCTGGCGACGGCCAATGATGGCGCCGTTCGCGTTCCTCGCGACACCGTGGCGACTCTTGAGCGACGTGAGGTTGAGCGCATCGGCCAACAGATGGCAAGAGAGCGCGGTCTAACCTACATGCCAGCAAGCGCTGGCGAGTATGTCACTGGCCGCCTAGCCGGCGTCGCCAGCCTCGTCAGCGGACGCTTCGCCATGATCGACAACGGGCTCGGTTTTCAGCTCGTGCCGTGGCAACCCCTCCTCGAGAAGCGCATTGGCCAGCACATCAGCGGCCTGCAGCGTGACGACGGTGGCATCGACTGGACCTTTGGAAGAAACCGGGGGCTCAGCTTGTAG
- the mauJ gene encoding methylamine utilization protein MauJ, producing MDNQVTWPKEEKLITFDQYQLVLMPKTKDHVQSVHIDLMANRVDESTAMTVINRFLSVMAWCDDNFAIAEYGWSGNPVPVPVSKRDLAFTTAHDYIFDRKIPDSEEARRALALYREARNAQQNGFISYAVLNYYKIIEIRHPGKEAARTWFRIHFEALQIESKEDDDINRFLALCGNDPPHKYIHDSCRIAVAHAGKHSKSDPDDAHEIVRLHTAARIMHKLARRFIEQGLGVSDVMYSGD from the coding sequence GTGGATAACCAGGTCACGTGGCCGAAAGAAGAAAAGCTCATCACGTTCGATCAATACCAGCTTGTGCTTATGCCCAAGACCAAGGACCACGTGCAATCGGTTCACATCGATCTGATGGCCAACCGAGTTGACGAGTCGACCGCCATGACGGTCATCAACCGATTTCTTAGCGTGATGGCATGGTGCGACGACAATTTTGCGATCGCGGAATATGGATGGTCGGGAAATCCTGTGCCGGTTCCAGTGTCAAAGCGCGACCTCGCCTTCACGACGGCGCATGACTACATTTTTGACCGGAAGATACCGGATTCCGAGGAGGCCCGGCGCGCGCTTGCCCTGTACCGGGAAGCGCGTAATGCACAGCAAAACGGATTCATCAGCTATGCCGTGCTGAACTATTACAAGATCATCGAGATCCGGCATCCGGGCAAAGAGGCCGCGCGGACATGGTTTCGCATTCATTTTGAGGCGTTGCAGATTGAATCCAAGGAAGACGACGACATCAACCGCTTCCTGGCCTTATGCGGCAATGACCCGCCCCACAAATACATCCACGATTCATGCCGCATCGCGGTGGCTCATGCAGGTAAGCACTCGAAATCCGATCCCGATGATGCCCACGAGATCGTTCGTCTGCACACGGCGGCCCGTATCATGCACAAATTGGCGCGTCGCTTCATCGAGCAAGGGCTTGGCGTTTCGGACGTGATGTACTCCGGCGATTGA
- a CDS encoding LysR family transcriptional regulator, whose translation MKTIPGKHTEDLDLHALRVLDVLFRERSITRAADALHTQQPALSKTLARLRVYFNDPLFVRVALHMEPTAKALELEKPVRALLDGFQRLRSEQSRFDASRSTREFRVFTLDAGVIVLLPPVIKTLLGSAPDVRLRAAQVGLQNLHTSLESGEIDLAIGEFPLLVPGIKRQKLFSGQHMCIFQKDHPRLGRSPSLAEFLEEQHVFITAAGTGHPHQVAERSLEGQLPAKNIIAHVPSFTTAAILAKNTNAVATMPGPVATVLARELDMRLTKPPVKLPEFEISQYWHERFDRDPGNQWLRSVINAEFGGKPPGRKR comes from the coding sequence ATGAAGACTATTCCGGGAAAGCACACAGAGGATCTGGACCTGCACGCGCTTCGGGTCCTCGACGTGCTGTTCCGTGAGCGCAGCATCACGCGTGCCGCCGACGCGCTCCATACTCAGCAACCAGCCCTGAGCAAAACGCTGGCGCGCTTGCGCGTCTATTTCAACGACCCCCTGTTTGTTCGCGTCGCGCTGCACATGGAGCCAACCGCGAAGGCGCTTGAACTGGAGAAACCGGTTCGGGCACTGCTTGACGGCTTCCAGCGGCTGCGCAGCGAGCAGAGCCGGTTCGACGCGTCGCGGTCGACACGGGAGTTTCGCGTGTTCACACTCGATGCCGGCGTGATCGTGCTGCTGCCGCCCGTCATCAAGACCTTGCTCGGCTCAGCGCCCGATGTGCGATTGCGCGCTGCCCAGGTCGGCCTGCAGAACCTGCACACCTCGCTCGAGTCCGGCGAGATCGATCTCGCGATCGGCGAATTCCCGCTGCTTGTCCCCGGCATCAAGCGGCAGAAATTGTTCTCCGGTCAGCACATGTGCATTTTCCAGAAGGACCATCCGCGGCTCGGCCGATCGCCGTCGCTCGCCGAATTCCTCGAAGAACAGCACGTCTTCATCACCGCGGCCGGCACCGGCCATCCGCACCAGGTGGCGGAACGATCGCTGGAGGGGCAGCTGCCGGCCAAGAACATCATCGCGCACGTGCCGAGCTTCACCACTGCCGCGATTTTGGCCAAGAACACCAATGCAGTGGCGACTATGCCGGGCCCGGTCGCGACCGTGCTAGCGCGCGAACTCGACATGCGGCTTACGAAGCCGCCAGTCAAACTGCCGGAGTTCGAGATCTCGCAATATTGGCATGAACGGTTCGACCGCGATCCCGGCAACCAATGGCTGCGCTCGGTGATCAACGCCGAGTTCGGCGGCAAGCCGCCCGGACGGAAGCGCTAG
- a CDS encoding pyridoxamine 5'-phosphate oxidase family protein: protein MGRQFARIEPEHAAFIERQKIFFVASAPPKGRVNVSPKGLSSFRVLGETDVAYLDCTGSGSETRAHLIASDDKRLTIMFCAFDGAPMILRLYGQGRSLMRGTPEYADLVPKFEEVAGARQIVRLSIDLVQTSCGMGVPLFDYKQERGSLVRYWTAQGVNNLRKYWGLKNMKSIDGLPTDFAPDSMAPPR from the coding sequence ATGGGCAGGCAATTCGCAAGGATCGAACCAGAGCACGCGGCTTTCATCGAGCGGCAGAAGATCTTCTTCGTGGCCAGCGCGCCGCCGAAGGGACGCGTCAACGTCTCTCCCAAGGGCCTGTCCTCATTCCGGGTGCTCGGAGAGACCGACGTCGCCTACCTCGATTGCACCGGCAGCGGCAGCGAGACCCGCGCGCACCTGATTGCCTCGGACGACAAGCGGTTGACCATCATGTTTTGTGCCTTCGATGGCGCTCCGATGATCCTGCGGCTCTATGGCCAGGGTCGATCGCTCATGCGCGGAACGCCGGAGTACGCCGATCTCGTTCCGAAGTTCGAGGAAGTTGCCGGGGCGCGCCAAATCGTACGCCTCTCGATTGACCTCGTGCAGACGTCGTGCGGCATGGGCGTGCCGCTGTTCGACTACAAGCAAGAGCGTGGCAGCCTCGTGCGCTACTGGACGGCGCAGGGCGTCAACAATCTGCGAAAATACTGGGGTCTGAAGAACATGAAGAGCATCGACGGCCTGCCGACCGACTTTGCCCCTGACAGCATGGCTCCGCCACGCTGA
- a CDS encoding 4-hydroxyphenylacetate 3-hydroxylase N-terminal domain-containing protein translates to MLRTGAQYLEALNDGRNVWVGDEKIDNVATHPKTRDYARRIADFYDLHHREDLRDVMTFVDEDGVRRSMQWFGHRNKEEVRRKRKYHETIMRELGTSFPRMPDTNVYPLLTYVDDPQPWEDAAIGAEGRGLARNIVDFFKFAREKDLNCTPQFVDPQADRSTTDAQARSPALRIVETNDKGIVVNGVKAIGTGTAFGDWIHIGVFFRPGIPAEQIIFAMTPVNTKGVTVVCRESTVKDDSIEHPMASAGDELDNITVFDHVLIPWKYVFHIGNPDHAKLYPQRVFDWLHYHAIIRQMVRAELMAGLAILITEHIGTSKIPAVQPRVAKFVGFHQAMIAHVVASEELGFLTPGGHYKPNILIYDFGRAYYLEHFSSMIYELLDLCGRSALLFPSEGQWNDAKLGPWLEKLNTGPNGKPHDRLKIGRVIRDLYLSDWGGRLFMFENFNGTPLMAIRSLTMQRAEFSAGSAYVQLARKVCGIELNQDSSTEYSASAAYARAQDAGAQASAGTSAARRKKATEELIDPRI, encoded by the coding sequence ATGCTACGTACCGGTGCGCAATACTTGGAAGCCCTGAACGACGGCCGCAATGTGTGGGTCGGCGATGAGAAGATCGACAACGTCGCAACTCATCCGAAGACCCGCGACTATGCTCGGCGCATCGCCGATTTCTACGATCTTCATCATCGCGAAGACTTGCGGGACGTGATGACCTTCGTCGACGAAGACGGCGTGCGCCGCTCGATGCAATGGTTCGGCCATCGCAACAAGGAGGAAGTTCGGCGCAAGCGCAAGTACCATGAGACGATCATGCGCGAGCTCGGCACCTCATTCCCGCGCATGCCCGACACCAACGTCTACCCGCTCCTGACTTACGTCGATGATCCGCAGCCCTGGGAGGACGCCGCGATCGGCGCAGAGGGGCGCGGTCTCGCCAGGAACATTGTCGACTTCTTCAAGTTCGCTCGGGAGAAGGATCTGAACTGCACGCCGCAATTCGTCGATCCGCAGGCCGACCGCTCCACAACCGACGCGCAGGCACGTTCGCCCGCGCTGCGGATTGTCGAGACCAACGACAAGGGCATCGTCGTCAATGGTGTCAAGGCCATCGGTACCGGTACGGCGTTCGGCGACTGGATCCATATCGGCGTGTTCTTTCGTCCGGGCATTCCGGCCGAGCAGATCATTTTCGCCATGACGCCCGTGAATACCAAGGGCGTTACTGTGGTTTGCCGCGAAAGCACGGTGAAGGACGACTCGATCGAGCACCCGATGGCATCGGCCGGTGACGAATTAGACAACATTACTGTGTTCGATCACGTCCTTATTCCCTGGAAGTATGTCTTCCACATCGGAAATCCCGACCACGCCAAGCTTTACCCGCAGCGCGTGTTCGACTGGCTGCACTATCATGCGATCATCCGCCAGATGGTGCGTGCTGAATTGATGGCGGGCCTTGCCATCCTGATCACCGAGCACATCGGCACTAGCAAGATCCCGGCGGTGCAGCCGCGGGTGGCGAAATTCGTTGGCTTTCACCAGGCCATGATCGCGCACGTGGTGGCATCCGAAGAGCTTGGCTTTCTGACGCCGGGCGGTCACTACAAGCCGAACATCCTGATCTACGATTTCGGCCGCGCCTATTACCTGGAGCACTTCTCCTCAATGATCTACGAGCTGCTCGATCTCTGCGGCCGCAGCGCACTGCTGTTCCCGAGCGAAGGCCAATGGAACGACGCAAAACTCGGTCCCTGGCTGGAAAAGCTCAATACCGGGCCGAACGGCAAGCCGCACGACCGACTCAAGATCGGCCGCGTCATTCGCGACCTCTATCTCTCCGACTGGGGCGGACGGCTGTTCATGTTCGAGAATTTCAATGGCACGCCTTTGATGGCGATCCGGTCGCTGACGATGCAGCGCGCGGAATTCTCCGCAGGCAGCGCTTACGTTCAACTGGCGCGGAAAGTCTGCGGCATCGAATTGAACCAGGACTCCTCCACCGAATACAGCGCCTCCGCGGCCTACGCCCGTGCGCAGGATGCAGGCGCACAGGCGAGCGCAGGGACTTCGGCAGCCCGCCGGAAGAAGGCGACCGAAGAGCTGATCGATCCGCGCATATAG
- a CDS encoding maleylacetate reductase gives MRSFAFEASPGRVVFGAGAIDHLPREVERLGASRALVLSTPQQAELASDLSIRLGERAVGIHPHAVMHVPVETARRAIEEAARLGADCVIAAGGGSTIGLAKAIALQSALPILAVPTTYAGSEMTPIYGLTEAGLKRTGKDARVLPKTVIYDPCLTLDLPLNMSITSGFNAIAHAAEALYAENANPITKLMAEEGIRAVAHGLPGVKANLRDLSSRSDCLYGAWLCGAVLGVSNMALHHKLCHVLGGTWNLPHAETHTVILPHVLAYNAAAAPDAMGRIERAMNTPNAVSAIFTLMQKLGAPTSLEEIGMQRADLARAASLVMELPYHNPTPVTYEGALALLDDAFMGLFTVPDRPKRQACID, from the coding sequence ATGAGGTCTTTCGCCTTCGAAGCTTCTCCGGGGCGCGTCGTGTTTGGAGCCGGCGCCATCGACCATCTGCCGCGCGAAGTCGAACGTCTCGGCGCGAGTCGCGCACTTGTGTTGTCGACACCCCAGCAAGCGGAGCTCGCGAGTGATCTTTCGATCCGACTGGGCGAGCGCGCTGTCGGCATCCATCCGCATGCGGTGATGCATGTGCCTGTCGAGACTGCGCGCAGGGCGATCGAGGAGGCTGCTCGGCTTGGTGCAGATTGCGTGATCGCGGCCGGCGGCGGTTCGACAATCGGTCTGGCCAAGGCTATCGCGCTGCAGTCGGCCCTACCGATCCTGGCGGTGCCGACCACCTACGCGGGCTCTGAGATGACTCCCATCTACGGGTTGACGGAAGCGGGACTGAAGAGGACCGGGAAAGACGCCCGGGTGTTACCCAAAACTGTGATCTACGATCCGTGTCTCACTCTGGATCTGCCGTTGAACATGTCTATCACGAGCGGATTCAATGCGATCGCGCATGCGGCCGAAGCGCTATATGCAGAAAACGCCAATCCGATTACCAAGCTGATGGCGGAGGAAGGCATCCGTGCCGTCGCGCATGGCCTGCCGGGCGTGAAAGCAAACCTTCGAGACCTTAGCAGCCGCAGCGACTGTTTGTATGGCGCCTGGCTTTGCGGTGCGGTGCTGGGAGTGTCGAACATGGCGCTGCATCACAAGCTTTGCCACGTGCTGGGCGGTACCTGGAATTTGCCGCACGCCGAAACCCATACCGTCATTCTGCCGCATGTGCTGGCCTACAACGCTGCCGCGGCGCCGGATGCTATGGGGCGGATCGAGCGCGCTATGAATACGCCGAACGCGGTGAGCGCAATTTTCACGCTCATGCAAAAATTAGGCGCGCCAACGTCCCTAGAGGAGATTGGCATGCAACGCGCGGATCTTGCGCGTGCGGCGTCGCTTGTCATGGAGCTGCCGTACCACAATCCGACGCCAGTGACTTACGAGGGTGCTTTGGCTTTGCTCGATGACGCGTTCATGGGACTGTTTACTGTTCCTGATCGGCCGAAACGTCAAGCGTGCATCGACTGA